A stretch of Spirosoma oryzicola DNA encodes these proteins:
- a CDS encoding C25 family cysteine peptidase: protein MRKGLLFVYFLVNVLTLQAQHPFGNEWIRPDQRYLKFSVNKAGVYRISYQDIQAADPSFLPTNPANWQLFFRGQEVALRVVGQQDSRFDRQDYLEFYGEGNDGSQDSLLYRPQKRLHPYQSLFSDETAYFLTSSPSVTGKRIPELNLTAKGLTAEAFHVEETVQAFTSEYTFNPLKGLEPLLQHSYYEPGEGWSGRLLTIDSVGTVQLPLTNRVAANWPITLEAMVNGRDYSNHTVRVTQDEDASNPLATLNFSGFTSQLFQQQISPSSLKSDQLRLTFKGERVGFFNTFSITYAKISYPQALDMTGQRSKLFHLPAKSSATALLSIKGAPSAIVAYDITDKFNCRYVNPLAAGDQMTIVVDEATRSRTILVTDQIEKPLAIKAVHFKSTFSTTANYLILTHSTLQQSAVAYANYRASDQGGSHKPLVVFADSLYDQFNYGEKSPLALRRFADFMLAQAPIKNLLLIGKACSYPYFVKTAPDDLVPTIGYPGSDILLTAGLNGYSLNTPAIPTGRLNVTANEQVFAYLEKVKQLENTTPNGLWRKNIIHISGGKSKEEAQRLRGALSTLGDVFTNGLLGGQVNAFSKNNTYEEVEPLNITPLVNDGVGLITFFGHAGPSITDMNFGFASPLENGYRNKVYPLMIFNGCGVGEIFSRFTTLSTDWLLAPEKGSALVLAHSYLSFEQPTSKYLSRLYASLYTDPTTLGMPFGKVQQRLNMAAEKEGIDLYDTSVMLEMVLQGDPALSLYPLPNPDYTVGQKGIYLQSSVGGSSIKNSDSVRVVIPLANLGRFASGQPVTLSLKKTTNTGTSATTLRFDAFRYRDTLTYTIPKDATLSKIDVVIDPTNQITELDKANNSASLRIDWARAEVSSSYPADALPDVVSPTMTVFINGAIKENGAVVDTNPKVDVYLTDENALTPGDTNAVELYLKECATCAQQRLYAQATNTAISANQVRVSTRVTLKANTTYTLIVIGKDAAGNRTQPPYIVNLTTLGADEPITVQTYPNPASTYAKFELTLNVQDLPIASQLTVYNTSGERVFEGTVPLSMGKNTVLWQGTAPGLYPYQLQLTWKDGRTQLFTGKVLWQP from the coding sequence ATGAGAAAAGGGCTACTTTTCGTGTATTTTTTGGTTAACGTACTGACTTTACAGGCCCAGCATCCGTTCGGCAATGAATGGATCAGGCCGGATCAGAGGTACCTGAAATTTTCGGTAAATAAAGCGGGCGTATACCGGATCTCGTATCAGGACATCCAGGCAGCGGACCCTTCTTTTCTACCAACGAATCCGGCCAACTGGCAGCTGTTCTTTCGAGGCCAGGAGGTAGCCCTTCGCGTGGTCGGCCAGCAGGATAGTCGCTTTGATCGTCAGGATTACCTGGAATTTTACGGCGAAGGAAACGATGGTAGCCAGGACTCCTTATTATACCGTCCCCAAAAACGGCTGCACCCCTACCAAAGTCTCTTTTCGGACGAAACCGCTTATTTCCTTACCAGTAGTCCGTCAGTAACCGGCAAGCGCATTCCTGAACTGAATCTTACGGCAAAAGGGCTTACCGCCGAAGCGTTTCACGTCGAAGAAACCGTTCAGGCATTCACCAGCGAATACACGTTTAATCCGCTGAAAGGGCTGGAACCCTTGTTACAGCACAGCTACTACGAACCCGGCGAAGGCTGGTCAGGCCGCTTGCTTACCATCGATTCCGTCGGAACGGTTCAGTTGCCGTTAACGAACCGAGTAGCTGCCAACTGGCCGATCACGCTGGAAGCTATGGTAAATGGCCGAGATTATTCGAACCATACCGTACGGGTAACGCAGGATGAGGACGCTAGCAACCCACTGGCTACGCTCAACTTTTCGGGCTTTACGAGTCAGCTTTTCCAGCAGCAGATTTCCCCCTCCAGCCTTAAGAGCGACCAGCTACGGCTGACATTCAAAGGCGAACGCGTCGGCTTTTTCAATACGTTTTCCATCACCTACGCGAAGATCTCCTACCCGCAGGCGCTGGACATGACAGGCCAACGGTCTAAGCTTTTTCATCTTCCGGCAAAATCATCAGCAACGGCCTTGTTGTCCATAAAAGGCGCTCCGTCGGCGATTGTGGCATACGACATTACTGATAAGTTCAATTGCCGGTACGTCAATCCACTAGCAGCAGGTGATCAAATGACCATCGTGGTTGATGAAGCCACACGCAGCCGAACAATTTTGGTTACGGATCAAATCGAAAAACCGCTGGCGATTAAAGCGGTGCACTTTAAAAGCACCTTCTCAACGACTGCCAATTACCTGATTCTTACCCACTCGACGCTACAGCAATCGGCGGTAGCTTATGCAAATTACCGCGCTTCCGACCAGGGCGGCAGTCACAAGCCCTTGGTTGTATTTGCCGATTCGTTGTACGACCAGTTTAATTACGGGGAAAAAAGTCCGTTGGCGCTCCGGCGTTTCGCGGATTTTATGCTGGCACAAGCGCCGATCAAAAACCTGCTGCTGATTGGCAAAGCGTGCAGCTATCCTTACTTCGTCAAAACGGCCCCCGACGATTTGGTACCGACTATTGGCTATCCAGGTTCGGATATTTTGCTGACCGCCGGGCTGAACGGCTATTCGCTCAACACACCCGCCATTCCTACGGGGCGTCTCAACGTTACGGCGAACGAGCAGGTTTTTGCGTATCTGGAGAAAGTTAAACAATTAGAAAACACAACTCCTAACGGTCTGTGGCGCAAGAACATCATTCACATCAGCGGAGGAAAAAGCAAAGAAGAAGCCCAACGTCTGCGCGGTGCACTGAGTACGTTGGGTGATGTGTTTACCAATGGACTTTTGGGTGGGCAGGTGAACGCCTTTAGTAAAAACAACACCTACGAAGAAGTCGAACCGCTCAACATTACGCCACTCGTCAACGATGGAGTCGGCCTGATTACGTTTTTCGGACACGCGGGTCCGTCCATTACAGACATGAACTTTGGGTTTGCCTCTCCGCTGGAAAATGGTTACCGCAACAAGGTCTACCCGCTTATGATTTTCAACGGTTGCGGAGTCGGTGAGATTTTCTCCCGCTTCACTACTTTATCCACCGACTGGCTGCTGGCTCCCGAAAAAGGCTCGGCTCTCGTGCTGGCCCACTCCTACCTGAGCTTCGAGCAACCCACCAGCAAGTACCTGTCCCGCCTGTATGCCAGCCTGTACACCGATCCAACTACACTGGGTATGCCGTTCGGAAAAGTGCAGCAACGACTTAACATGGCCGCCGAAAAAGAAGGCATCGATTTGTATGATACATCGGTCATGCTCGAAATGGTCCTTCAGGGCGACCCTGCGCTAAGTCTATACCCGTTACCCAATCCCGATTACACGGTTGGTCAGAAAGGGATCTATCTTCAATCCTCGGTGGGGGGTAGTTCGATCAAAAATAGCGATTCGGTCCGCGTTGTTATTCCACTGGCTAACCTGGGACGATTCGCTTCCGGCCAGCCCGTGACACTGTCGCTCAAAAAAACAACGAACACCGGAACATCAGCCACGACGCTTCGCTTCGATGCATTCCGCTACCGTGATACATTGACATACACGATTCCCAAAGACGCAACTCTTAGCAAAATTGATGTTGTGATCGATCCTACCAATCAGATCACGGAACTGGACAAAGCCAACAACAGCGCCAGTCTACGCATCGATTGGGCACGGGCGGAAGTGAGCAGCAGTTACCCCGCCGACGCGCTTCCTGACGTGGTCAGCCCGACGATGACCGTTTTTATCAACGGCGCGATCAAAGAAAACGGAGCGGTAGTCGATACAAATCCGAAAGTCGACGTTTACTTAACCGACGAAAACGCCTTAACACCGGGCGACACCAACGCGGTAGAACTTTACCTGAAAGAATGCGCGACCTGCGCTCAGCAAAGACTATACGCCCAGGCTACCAACACCGCTATCTCGGCCAATCAGGTCCGGGTATCGACCCGCGTAACGCTCAAAGCCAATACGACCTATACGCTTATTGTTATCGGGAAAGATGCCGCTGGTAACCGAACCCAACCGCCCTACATCGTTAACCTGACGACCCTTGGTGCTGACGAACCCATTACGGTACAAACGTATCCGAATCCGGCCTCGACCTACGCGAAATTCGAACTTACGCTCAATGTGCAGGACCTACCTATAGCATCACAATTAACGGTGTACAATACATCTGGAGAGCGGGTGTTCGAGGGTACTGTTCCCCTATCGATGGGCAAAAATACGGTTCTGTGGCAGGGAACAGCGCCCGGTTTGTACCCGTATCAGTTGCAGCTAACCTGGAAGGATGGCCGAACCCAACTGTTTACGGGCAAAGTGCTCTGGCAGCCTTAA
- a CDS encoding YceI family protein codes for MEAQATTATTWIIDPSHSEVQFKVKHLMVSTVTGLFSQYEGKLEMVGDDFDDAKITFSADIASISTGNEQRDGHLKSAEFFDAEQFPQLTFTSTKFTKTGDDTYDLTGDLTLHGVTKSVTLKAEYGGQMQDFYGQTKAGFEVTGVIKRKEFGLTWDGVTEAGGVVVSDDVRLVMNIQVTKQA; via the coding sequence ATGGAAGCACAAGCAACCACCGCCACCACCTGGATCATTGACCCTTCGCACTCTGAAGTTCAGTTTAAAGTAAAACACCTGATGGTATCAACCGTTACCGGTTTATTCAGCCAGTACGAGGGCAAACTGGAAATGGTCGGCGATGACTTTGACGATGCTAAAATTACGTTCTCAGCCGATATTGCCAGCATCAGCACAGGCAACGAACAGCGCGACGGCCACTTGAAATCAGCGGAGTTCTTTGATGCTGAGCAATTCCCACAACTGACCTTTACCTCCACGAAGTTTACGAAAACAGGTGATGACACCTACGACCTGACGGGCGACCTGACGCTACACGGCGTTACCAAATCCGTAACGCTGAAAGCGGAATACGGTGGACAGATGCAGGACTTCTACGGCCAGACTAAGGCTGGTTTCGAAGTAACGGGTGTTATCAAACGCAAAGAATTTGGCCTTACTTGGGACGGTGTCACTGAAGCCGGTGGCGTTGTCGTAAGCGACGACGTACGGCTGGTTATGAACATTCAGGTTACGAAACAAGCGTAA
- a CDS encoding DUF4494 domain-containing protein, translated as MPNWFLGKIRYQQPIDDTNVGTRNEEFIKQKTVTEAYLVDAISYTDAEARLYQEIAANTPDFEITDISRMKLADVLHHEDGGETWYKVKAMFITEDEKTGKQKKSPSLMLVNAENPKQAYERVELSLKTALDPFEVTDVNTTKILDIFPYSEEEKRNLRPLNEVMEGAE; from the coding sequence ATGCCTAACTGGTTCCTCGGAAAAATCCGTTATCAGCAACCCATTGACGATACCAATGTGGGAACGCGGAACGAAGAGTTTATCAAGCAAAAAACCGTTACGGAGGCTTATCTGGTCGATGCCATTAGCTATACCGATGCTGAAGCCCGGCTTTATCAGGAGATTGCCGCCAATACGCCTGACTTCGAGATTACCGACATCTCCCGCATGAAACTCGCGGATGTATTGCATCATGAAGACGGTGGCGAAACCTGGTATAAAGTGAAGGCGATGTTTATCACCGAAGACGAAAAAACGGGGAAACAGAAAAAATCGCCAAGTTTGATGCTCGTCAACGCCGAAAATCCGAAGCAGGCTTACGAACGCGTTGAACTTAGCCTGAAAACGGCGCTCGATCCGTTTGAGGTGACCGACGTAAACACAACGAAGATTCTGGATATCTTCCCGTATAGCGAAGA